One Campylobacter concisus DNA segment encodes these proteins:
- the gatA gene encoding Asp-tRNA(Asn)/Glu-tRNA(Gln) amidotransferase subunit GatA yields the protein MVTLKEALKFSAEEIKNLRAELEAKIIKEKELGAYVEQLANLEIAKLGEGVPIAIKDNIQVKGWNVTSASKILQGYVAPYNATVIEKLLGKNLAPFGRTNMDEFAMGSTTESSFYGKTLNPLNHAHVPGGSSGGSAAAVAAGLAVAALGSDTGGSIRQPAAFCGCVGLKPTYGRVSRYGLGAYSSSLDQIGPIAQNVEDAAILYDAIAGHDPKDSTSSDVPFVSVSDKIDGNKKLKICVIKNYVENASEQTKAALNLAIEKLKSHGHSVTYTNFEDSKYDVAAYYIIATAEASANLSRYDGVRYGRRADAKNLKELYVNSRSEGFGEEVKRRILLGTFVLSSGYYDAYYIKAQKARAHIKAQYEKILEENDLIFMPVAPSTAYKFGAHSDPLQAYLSDIYTISVNLAGLPAISVPVGKDDQNLNVSAQLIAKAWDEQTLINGAKSLENLIKG from the coding sequence GTGGTAACTTTAAAAGAAGCTTTGAAATTTTCAGCTGAAGAGATAAAAAATTTAAGAGCCGAGCTTGAGGCGAAGATCATAAAAGAAAAAGAGCTTGGTGCTTATGTCGAGCAGCTAGCAAATTTAGAGATAGCAAAACTAGGCGAGGGCGTGCCTATCGCTATAAAAGACAACATCCAAGTAAAAGGCTGGAACGTAACAAGTGCCTCAAAAATTTTACAAGGCTACGTAGCACCTTATAACGCAACTGTCATCGAAAAGCTACTTGGTAAAAATTTAGCTCCATTTGGCCGCACAAATATGGACGAATTTGCGATGGGAAGCACGACTGAGAGCTCATTTTACGGCAAAACACTAAATCCACTAAATCACGCTCACGTCCCAGGTGGCAGTAGCGGTGGCTCAGCAGCAGCAGTCGCAGCTGGCCTTGCAGTCGCAGCACTTGGTAGCGATACCGGTGGCTCGATCCGCCAGCCAGCAGCATTTTGCGGATGTGTAGGACTTAAGCCAACTTACGGCAGAGTGAGCAGATACGGCCTTGGCGCCTACTCAAGCAGCCTTGATCAGATAGGACCTATCGCTCAAAACGTAGAAGACGCAGCCATTTTATATGACGCGATCGCTGGACACGATCCAAAAGATAGCACGAGCTCAGATGTGCCATTTGTTAGCGTAAGCGACAAGATAGATGGCAACAAAAAGCTAAAAATTTGTGTCATCAAAAACTACGTAGAAAACGCAAGCGAGCAGACAAAAGCTGCTTTAAATTTAGCTATCGAAAAGCTAAAATCACACGGACACAGCGTAACTTACACAAATTTTGAAGACTCAAAATATGACGTCGCAGCCTACTACATCATCGCAACCGCAGAGGCAAGCGCAAATTTAAGCCGCTACGATGGCGTGAGATATGGCAGACGCGCGGATGCTAAAAATTTAAAAGAGCTATATGTAAATTCACGCTCAGAAGGCTTTGGCGAAGAGGTAAAAAGAAGAATTTTGCTTGGTACATTTGTGCTAAGTAGCGGATACTACGATGCTTACTACATCAAAGCGCAAAAAGCAAGAGCGCATATAAAAGCTCAGTATGAGAAAATTTTAGAAGAAAATGATCTCATCTTCATGCCAGTTGCTCCAAGCACAGCTTATAAATTTGGAGCACACAGCGATCCGCTTCAAGCCTACCTAAGCGACATTTACACGATCAGCGTAAATTTAGCAGGCCTGCCAGCTATCTCTGTGCCAGTTGGCAAAGATGATCAAAATTTAAACGTGAGCGCCCAGCTCATCGCAAAAGCGTGGGACGAACAGACCTTGATAAATGGTGCTAAGAGCCTAGAAAATTTAATAAAAGGATAA
- a CDS encoding endonuclease MutS2, whose protein sequence is MNDIFAKLDLGEYLDKFNSFLARQKPLFLQGDSKIHFENISELSKYDFKAPDEIKELDDALMRLSKQAVLHISEIYEFAKIIKYFSYLKKQKFEGRLGEWIAKVEIPEAMSQMANSFDENGEFSDSVDERFYAIKQAFSEKKRQIDAELKKLIYSKHITPYLVDTQTHYINSQEALLVRGGFNHALKGTVIARSSGGYFYVAPASTERLKKEQSELLDRKEEIIFEHCKKFSLQMSKSLLFLKFINNAFDQFDAYQARVNLARSRDYEFVLPNSSHVIKLEKFAHPALKNPKSVSVDFSKKVLLITGVNAGGKSMLLKSIISATLLAKYLLPMRIDANRSSIGSFKEFDAIIEDPQSVKNDISTFAGRMVHFAKLFTKKSIIIGIDEIELGTDFEEAASLYGVMIERLITQDIKMIITTHHKRLAMLLAKNPEVELVAALYDEAAQRPKFEFLKGTIGKSYAFETAARYGISQNLVAQAKKIYGEDKENLNEIITKTLNLQTKLDEGIKEVTAKEERLERLLEEQKELKERNEIKLNATISRLEKEYYEAINAAKAVINFKDIKDKQRALNVANEKKAAIVKPKKTERESLKVGDRVKYENIKGTVLSISKNDAMIESNGINLRVPLELLRKNGNEVVLPKKGGVSLSVDKPKTASLSLDLHGMRADEAIAKLDKFISDSLVMGFDEVSVFHGIGTGKLAFAVKNFLKEHPSVKEFHDAPANQGGYGAKIVKL, encoded by the coding sequence ATGAACGATATCTTTGCAAAGCTCGATCTAGGCGAGTATCTGGATAAATTTAACTCCTTTTTAGCAAGGCAAAAACCGCTATTTTTACAAGGCGACAGCAAAATTCACTTTGAAAACATTAGCGAGCTTTCAAAGTATGATTTTAAGGCGCCTGACGAGATAAAAGAGCTTGATGACGCGCTTATGAGACTTAGCAAGCAAGCAGTGCTTCACATCAGTGAAATTTACGAGTTTGCAAAGATTATTAAGTATTTTTCATATCTAAAAAAGCAAAAATTTGAAGGTAGGCTTGGCGAGTGGATCGCTAAAGTTGAAATTCCTGAAGCGATGAGTCAGATGGCAAACAGCTTTGATGAAAACGGCGAGTTTAGCGACAGCGTGGACGAGAGATTTTACGCGATAAAGCAGGCTTTTAGCGAGAAAAAGCGCCAGATCGACGCCGAGCTTAAAAAGCTCATCTACTCAAAGCACATCACGCCCTATCTAGTCGATACCCAGACGCACTATATCAACTCGCAAGAGGCACTTTTGGTGCGCGGCGGCTTTAATCACGCCCTAAAAGGCACCGTGATCGCTAGAAGCTCAGGTGGCTACTTCTACGTCGCACCTGCAAGCACCGAGCGCCTAAAAAAGGAGCAAAGCGAGCTGCTTGATAGAAAAGAGGAGATCATTTTTGAGCACTGTAAGAAATTTAGCCTGCAGATGAGCAAGAGCCTGCTCTTTTTGAAATTTATAAATAACGCTTTTGATCAGTTTGACGCATATCAGGCTCGTGTAAATTTGGCTAGGTCACGTGACTATGAGTTTGTTTTACCAAATAGCTCACACGTTATCAAGCTTGAGAAATTTGCCCATCCAGCGCTAAAAAACCCAAAGAGCGTGAGTGTGGATTTTAGTAAAAAAGTGCTTTTAATAACTGGCGTAAATGCTGGCGGTAAGTCGATGCTTTTAAAATCAATCATCTCAGCCACGCTGCTTGCAAAGTATCTGCTGCCTATGCGTATTGACGCAAACCGCTCAAGCATCGGCTCTTTTAAAGAATTTGACGCGATCATAGAAGATCCGCAAAGCGTGAAAAACGACATCTCGACCTTTGCTGGCAGGATGGTGCATTTTGCAAAGCTTTTTACTAAAAAATCGATCATCATCGGCATCGACGAGATCGAGCTTGGCACCGATTTTGAGGAGGCTGCGAGCTTATATGGCGTCATGATAGAGCGCCTCATCACTCAAGATATCAAAATGATCATCACGACCCACCACAAGCGCCTTGCGATGTTGCTAGCTAAAAATCCAGAGGTTGAGCTAGTGGCGGCACTTTACGACGAGGCGGCTCAAAGGCCTAAATTTGAGTTTTTAAAAGGCACGATCGGCAAGTCTTATGCCTTTGAAACGGCGGCAAGATACGGTATATCTCAAAATTTAGTGGCGCAGGCAAAGAAAATTTACGGCGAAGATAAAGAGAATTTAAACGAGATCATCACTAAGACGCTAAATTTACAAACCAAGCTTGATGAGGGGATAAAAGAGGTCACGGCAAAAGAGGAGCGGCTGGAGCGCTTGCTTGAGGAGCAAAAAGAGCTAAAAGAGAGAAATGAGATCAAGCTAAATGCGACTATTTCGCGCCTTGAAAAAGAGTATTATGAAGCGATAAATGCGGCAAAAGCTGTTATAAATTTCAAGGACATTAAAGACAAGCAAAGAGCGCTAAACGTGGCAAATGAAAAAAAAGCTGCCATCGTTAAGCCTAAAAAAACTGAGCGCGAGAGCCTAAAAGTAGGCGATAGAGTGAAATATGAAAATATAAAAGGCACGGTTTTAAGCATCTCTAAAAATGACGCAATGATCGAGTCAAATGGCATAAATTTGCGTGTACCACTTGAGCTTTTAAGAAAAAATGGCAACGAGGTAGTCTTGCCTAAAAAAGGCGGCGTAAGTTTAAGTGTCGATAAGCCAAAAACGGCCTCGCTCTCGCTTGATCTGCACGGCATGAGAGCTGACGAGGCGATAGCTAAGCTTGATAAATTTATCTCAGATAGTCTTGTTATGGGATTTGACGAGGTTAGCGTATTTCACGGTATCGGCACTGGTAAGCTCGCCTTTGCTGTTAAAAATTTCTTAAAAGAGCATCCAAGCGTGAAAGAATTTCACGATGCACCGGCAAATCAAGGCGGATACGGTGCAAAGATCGTTAAGCTTTGA
- the guaB gene encoding IMP dehydrogenase — MKIVKRALTFEDVLLVPQYSEILPKQVDVKTRISKNVTLNIPIVSAAMDTVTEHRTAIMMARLGGIGVIHKNMDVESQAKEVKRVKKSESGVIIDPIFINPEATVAEALSLMSDLHISGVPVIDKDRKLIGILTNRDLRFETNMSTLVKDRMTKAPLITAPKGCTLDDAEKIFSQNRVEKLPIVDKDGRLDGLITIKDLKKRKEYPNANKDSYGRLRVAAAIGVGQIDRAKALVDAGVDVIVIDSAHGHSKGIIDTLKEVKVNFNVDVVAGNIANPAAVKDLAEAGADGIKVGIGPGSICTTRIVAGVGVPQISAIDDCAREAAKYGIPVIADGGLKYSGDVAKALAAGAACVMAGSLLAGCEESPGELITFQGRQYKVYRGMGSIGAMTKGSSDRYFQEGTAQDKLVPEGIEGRVPFAGSIKDVIHQLIGGLRSAMGYVGAKDIPTLQERAEFVEITSAGLKESHVHDVVITHEAPNYKVN, encoded by the coding sequence ATGAAGATAGTAAAGAGAGCTTTAACATTTGAGGATGTGCTTCTTGTGCCGCAATACTCTGAAATTTTGCCAAAGCAAGTTGATGTAAAAACAAGGATCAGCAAAAATGTCACGCTAAATATCCCGATAGTCTCTGCTGCGATGGATACGGTGACTGAGCATAGAACTGCTATCATGATGGCAAGGCTCGGCGGTATCGGTGTCATTCACAAAAATATGGACGTCGAAAGCCAAGCAAAAGAGGTCAAACGCGTTAAAAAAAGCGAAAGTGGCGTCATCATCGATCCTATCTTTATAAATCCAGAAGCAACCGTGGCTGAAGCTCTAAGCCTTATGTCAGATCTTCATATTTCAGGCGTTCCAGTCATCGATAAAGACCGCAAGCTAATAGGAATTTTAACAAACCGCGATTTGAGATTTGAGACAAATATGAGCACTTTGGTAAAAGACCGCATGACAAAAGCACCGCTTATCACTGCACCAAAGGGCTGCACGCTTGATGATGCGGAGAAAATTTTCTCTCAAAATAGAGTTGAGAAGTTACCTATCGTCGATAAAGACGGCAGACTTGACGGACTTATCACTATAAAAGATCTAAAAAAACGCAAAGAGTATCCAAACGCAAACAAAGATAGCTACGGCAGACTTCGCGTGGCTGCGGCTATTGGCGTGGGTCAGATAGACCGCGCTAAAGCGCTAGTTGATGCTGGCGTAGATGTCATCGTCATCGACTCAGCTCACGGCCACTCAAAGGGCATCATCGACACTTTAAAAGAGGTAAAAGTAAATTTTAATGTCGATGTCGTAGCTGGCAATATCGCAAACCCAGCAGCCGTAAAAGACCTAGCAGAAGCAGGCGCAGACGGCATAAAAGTGGGCATCGGACCAGGATCTATTTGTACCACAAGGATCGTTGCTGGTGTTGGCGTGCCTCAAATTTCAGCGATTGACGACTGCGCAAGAGAAGCAGCAAAATACGGCATCCCAGTTATCGCTGATGGTGGTTTAAAATACTCAGGCGACGTGGCAAAAGCCCTTGCAGCAGGTGCAGCTTGCGTTATGGCAGGTAGCTTGCTTGCAGGTTGCGAAGAGAGCCCAGGCGAGCTTATAACATTCCAAGGTCGCCAGTATAAAGTATATCGCGGTATGGGATCGATCGGCGCTATGACAAAGGGCAGCTCGGACCGCTACTTCCAAGAGGGCACCGCTCAAGATAAGCTTGTGCCTGAAGGTATTGAGGGCCGTGTGCCATTTGCTGGCAGCATAAAAGATGTGATACATCAGCTAATAGGCGGCCTAAGAAGTGCTATGGGTTATGTCGGCGCAAAAGATATCCCAACTCTTCAAGAAAGAGCCGAATTTGTCGAGATAACAAGCGCAGGACTAAAAGAGAGCCACGTCCACGACGTAGTTATCACTCACGAGGCACCAAACTATAAAGTTAATTAG
- the xseB gene encoding exodeoxyribonuclease VII small subunit, translating into MEQKEQSFEEKLALADKILNDLNKDDVSLENSIKLHEQGKKLLNEAREILENAKLSIKQVDDE; encoded by the coding sequence ATGGAGCAAAAAGAGCAAAGTTTTGAAGAGAAATTAGCCCTTGCTGATAAAATTTTAAACGATCTAAATAAAGATGATGTTAGCTTAGAAAACAGCATAAAGCTGCACGAGCAGGGCAAAAAGCTCTTAAATGAAGCAAGAGAAATTTTAGAAAACGCAAAACTTAGCATAAAGCAGGTGGATGATGAGTAA
- the murC gene encoding UDP-N-acetylmuramate--L-alanine ligase, with amino-acid sequence MKKVHFIGIGGIGISAIARFLHEKGHKISGSDIKESKTTLELKDEGIEVITPHCKEAIKDQDFVVYSAAIKEDNIELVEARNKGIKCFSRKEILPYVLEDKCVFAVAGAHGKSTTSAMLASLIEGSVIIGAISKQFGSNMRYAKSDNVVFEADESDSSFLNSNPYLAIVTNAEPEHMEHYDYDLAKFYAAYKGFLERAKVRVINAEDEFLSTLKLDAIRLYPSSDITELTMVVRDYQPYTSFNLKNLGKFEAFGMGEHIAIDASLAILAAMHETPLKDIRENLLNFKGIKKRFDILSANKNFVLIDDYAHHPTEIKATLKSVFEYAKILGINSVTAIFQPHRYTRLSTNLPGFKECFKGVDELVILPVYAAGENPIEVDMKSEFSEYNPIFTDKVERVEEGIEFTDEFGVKNRLSDGIVVGFGAGDISVQLRGGY; translated from the coding sequence ATCAAAAAAGTCCATTTCATAGGCATCGGCGGTATCGGCATCTCAGCCATCGCTAGATTTTTACACGAAAAAGGCCATAAGATAAGCGGTAGCGACATCAAAGAGAGCAAGACGACGCTAGAGCTAAAAGATGAAGGCATCGAGGTCATCACGCCGCACTGCAAAGAGGCGATAAAAGACCAAGACTTCGTGGTTTATTCAGCCGCGATAAAAGAAGACAACATCGAGCTAGTGGAGGCCAGAAACAAGGGCATAAAGTGCTTTTCAAGAAAAGAAATTTTGCCTTATGTGCTTGAAGATAAGTGCGTTTTCGCAGTGGCTGGCGCACACGGCAAAAGTACGACTTCAGCGATGCTAGCAAGCCTTATTGAAGGCTCAGTCATCATCGGCGCCATTTCAAAGCAGTTTGGCTCAAATATGCGCTACGCCAAAAGCGATAACGTCGTATTTGAGGCTGATGAGAGCGATTCTAGCTTTCTAAACTCAAACCCATATCTAGCCATCGTGACAAACGCAGAGCCAGAGCATATGGAGCACTACGATTATGATCTAGCTAAATTTTACGCAGCATACAAGGGCTTTTTGGAGCGCGCAAAGGTTAGAGTGATAAACGCTGAGGACGAGTTTTTAAGCACGCTTAAGCTTGATGCGATCAGACTTTACCCAAGCAGTGATATCACCGAGCTTACGATGGTTGTAAGAGACTATCAGCCATACACCAGCTTTAACCTTAAAAATTTAGGCAAATTTGAAGCCTTTGGCATGGGCGAGCACATCGCCATAGATGCATCTTTGGCTATTCTAGCTGCGATGCACGAGACGCCGCTTAAAGACATAAGAGAAAATTTACTAAATTTTAAAGGCATCAAAAAGCGTTTTGACATACTTAGTGCAAACAAAAATTTTGTCCTTATTGACGACTACGCACACCATCCAACCGAGATAAAAGCGACGTTAAAATCAGTCTTTGAATACGCAAAAATTTTAGGCATAAATAGCGTCACAGCGATATTTCAGCCACACCGCTACACAAGGCTTAGCACAAATTTACCTGGCTTTAAAGAGTGCTTTAAGGGCGTTGATGAGCTTGTTATCTTGCCAGTTTATGCAGCCGGAGAAAATCCGATCGAAGTTGATATGAAGAGCGAATTTAGCGAGTATAACCCGATCTTTACCGATAAGGTCGAGAGGGTTGAAGAGGGGATAGAATTTACAGATGAATTTGGTGTGAAAAACCGCCTAAGTGACGGCATCGTAGTTGGCTTTGGAGCGGGCGATATCAGCGTGCAACTAAGAGGCGGATATTAA
- a CDS encoding carbon-nitrogen hydrolase family protein: MSKICALQLPTQPLSEARLDYYLKICADENARLVVLGEYVLNSFFKELATMPKSLIKEQSERKKEALFAMAKKYDLNIIAPIINLKGKEIFKSLAKFSPTQVKLYDQQILMPYAHWNEAKFFSNTSEELNLPIFTYDKFKVGVMFGFEAHFDVCWAYMSAKKVDIVLVPTACTFFSQARWEELLKVRAFTNNLYVLRVNRVGSHKSEDEQWSFYGDSMLISPFGEVKNRLGKNEEMMIDELSKKELSEARSTWGFMQIEAKFKR, translated from the coding sequence ATGAGTAAAATTTGCGCCCTTCAGCTACCAACGCAGCCTTTAAGCGAGGCGAGGCTTGATTATTACCTTAAAATTTGCGCTGATGAAAACGCAAGGCTGGTTGTCCTTGGCGAATACGTGCTAAATAGCTTCTTTAAAGAGCTTGCCACCATGCCAAAAAGCCTCATAAAAGAGCAGAGTGAGCGCAAAAAAGAGGCACTCTTTGCGATGGCAAAAAAGTATGATCTAAACATCATCGCACCTATCATAAATTTAAAAGGCAAGGAGATTTTTAAGAGCCTAGCTAAATTTAGTCCAACTCAAGTAAAGCTATATGATCAGCAGATCCTCATGCCTTATGCGCACTGGAACGAGGCGAAGTTTTTTAGCAATACAAGCGAGGAGCTAAATTTACCTATCTTTACATACGATAAATTTAAGGTTGGTGTCATGTTTGGCTTCGAGGCGCATTTTGATGTGTGCTGGGCGTATATGAGCGCTAAAAAGGTCGATATCGTGCTTGTGCCAACGGCTTGCACGTTTTTCTCGCAGGCGCGCTGGGAGGAGCTTTTAAAGGTTAGAGCCTTTACAAACAACCTCTATGTGCTTCGCGTAAATCGCGTGGGAAGCCACAAGAGCGAGGATGAGCAGTGGAGTTTTTACGGCGACTCGATGCTTATTAGCCCATTTGGTGAGGTTAAGAACAGGCTTGGCAAAAATGAAGAGATGATGATCGATGAGCTTAGTAAAAAGGAGCTTAGCGAGGCTAGAAGCACCTGGGGCTTTATGCAGATAGAGGCTAAATTTAAAAGATGA
- the metX gene encoding homoserine O-acetyltransferase MetX, with translation MLNLQTRTIKFNEPLYLESGRMLSNFKLIYETYGTLNADKSNVIVICHALTGSHHAAGTYAGDEKAGWWDGLIGSKKAVDTDKFYVICVNILGSCFGSTSPLSVDRSSGKEYRLNFPVLAISDVVKAQMRLFSELGITRARAVIGGSLGGMQALCYAIEFPEFAQDIIMLASTYQTKPWAIAFNKIAIEAILNDENFKNGEYDVEFIRKNGLKGMAYGRMAGHISFLSPDSMDKKFGRNYVETDGLYDLFGHFQVDRYMEYNGYNFPKRFDPLSYLYIVKMMNIFDCTRHYDSLKDALAPIKANLHLIAFKGDLLFPPSCMREIYDALCEMGRGAKTNFIEIDSNYGHDAFLVEIEKFDGYIKNILKG, from the coding sequence GTGTTAAATCTGCAAACTAGAACTATTAAATTTAACGAGCCACTCTATCTTGAGAGTGGCCGTATGCTATCAAATTTCAAGCTTATTTATGAGACTTACGGCACGCTAAATGCTGATAAAAGCAACGTTATCGTGATCTGTCACGCCCTAACTGGCTCACACCACGCAGCTGGCACATACGCAGGCGATGAGAAAGCTGGCTGGTGGGACGGGCTAATAGGCAGCAAAAAGGCGGTCGATACCGATAAATTTTACGTTATTTGCGTAAATATCCTAGGCTCGTGTTTTGGCTCGACCTCGCCGCTAAGTGTTGATAGAAGTAGCGGCAAAGAGTATAGGCTAAATTTCCCAGTCCTTGCCATAAGTGACGTGGTAAAGGCGCAGATGAGGCTATTTAGCGAGCTTGGCATCACAAGGGCAAGAGCCGTGATAGGCGGCAGTCTTGGCGGTATGCAAGCCCTTTGCTACGCTATCGAGTTTCCAGAATTTGCGCAAGATATCATAATGCTTGCAAGCACCTATCAGACTAAGCCTTGGGCGATAGCGTTTAATAAAATCGCCATTGAAGCTATTTTAAACGATGAAAATTTCAAAAACGGCGAATACGACGTGGAATTTATAAGAAAAAATGGGCTAAAAGGCATGGCTTACGGCAGGATGGCAGGGCACATCAGCTTCTTAAGCCCTGATAGCATGGATAAAAAATTTGGACGCAACTACGTCGAAACTGACGGCCTTTACGATCTTTTTGGACATTTTCAGGTAGATCGCTACATGGAGTATAACGGCTACAACTTCCCAAAGAGGTTTGACCCGCTAAGCTACCTATATATCGTAAAGATGATGAATATCTTTGACTGCACAAGGCACTACGATAGCCTAAAAGACGCACTTGCGCCGATCAAAGCAAATCTGCATCTAATCGCTTTCAAAGGTGATCTACTCTTTCCGCCAAGCTGCATGAGAGAAATTTATGACGCACTTTGCGAGATGGGCAGAGGCGCAAAGACAAATTTTATAGAGATAGATAGCAACTACGGCCATGACGCCTTTTTGGTCGAGATAGAAAAATTTGATGGATATATAAAAAATATATTAAAAGGATAG
- a CDS encoding DNA-3-methyladenine glycosylase I, with product MKRCVWADKSEFSKSYHDCEWGRTVKDDKKFFEMLILEGFQAGLSWDYVLRKRAGLAQILDGFDAKKIASYDEAKLQSLLSDDRAIKNRLKIYSLPKNAKAFLGLCAEFGSFYNYIYKFTNGKRVINDIKSAKDMPTSSELSLRISKDMKKRGFKFVGAVIIYSFLQGVGVIDDHENECFCKGISE from the coding sequence ATGAAACGCTGCGTCTGGGCGGATAAGAGCGAGTTTAGCAAGAGCTATCACGACTGTGAGTGGGGCAGGACGGTCAAAGATGATAAGAAATTCTTTGAAATGCTCATTTTAGAGGGCTTTCAAGCAGGCCTTAGCTGGGACTATGTGCTACGAAAAAGAGCTGGGCTTGCTCAAATTTTAGACGGCTTTGATGCAAAAAAGATCGCTAGCTATGACGAGGCAAAGCTTCAAAGCCTTTTAAGCGATGATAGAGCGATCAAAAACCGCCTCAAAATTTACTCTTTGCCAAAAAATGCCAAGGCTTTTTTAGGGCTTTGCGCCGAGTTTGGCTCGTTTTATAACTACATCTATAAATTTACAAATGGCAAGCGCGTGATAAATGACATAAAAAGCGCTAAGGACATGCCAACAAGTAGCGAGCTCTCGCTGCGCATCTCAAAAGATATGAAAAAGCGTGGCTTTAAATTTGTAGGCGCTGTGATCATCTACTCATTTTTACAAGGCGTTGGCGTCATCGATGATCACGAAAATGAGTGCTTTTGCAAAGGAATTTCGGAGTGA
- a CDS encoding MmcQ/YjbR family DNA-binding protein — protein MKRSDVEKYIKEKFDILGEQIFPKYPKFSVFRHKENKKWFALLMQISASKLGLRSDEMIEVLNLKCSPDLAMVLVDERQIFKAYHMNKKHWISVNLNSKISQKTVFDLIEESFSLSK, from the coding sequence TTGAAACGAAGTGACGTTGAAAAATATATAAAAGAGAAATTTGACATTTTAGGTGAGCAAATTTTCCCAAAGTATCCAAAATTTAGTGTATTTCGTCACAAGGAAAACAAGAAGTGGTTTGCGTTACTTATGCAGATAAGCGCTAGCAAGCTAGGTCTTAGAAGTGATGAGATGATTGAAGTTTTAAATCTAAAATGCAGTCCAGATCTAGCGATGGTGCTAGTTGATGAGCGGCAAATTTTTAAAGCATATCACATGAATAAAAAACACTGGATAAGCGTAAATTTAAATTCCAAAATCTCACAAAAAACCGTTTTTGACCTGATAGAAGAGAGCTTTAGCTTAAGCAAATAA